Proteins from a single region of Ziziphus jujuba cultivar Dongzao chromosome 1, ASM3175591v1:
- the LOC107435498 gene encoding transcription termination factor MTERF9, chloroplastic: MERISIFTLQSSNPFLHSSSSSCLAWNQCQTHLALSSPLNPIGGGRVCVKPRTSSCRFVVLSTHSNPKIVKSNRRSRYGQALSPYDTDEEGEEDDEDEDEDDVGGASDDDWLLNDDFAEIADFNVKNKSSKSKKGYKRSSTREGNQKQAEKHWGRPSLGLSADRGHLNDRNGKYSLEKSNGSYGYASNRMEVKSSDVRKAKITRRQAMEKKYPRLTEEIDLDEKWMPLLDYLSTFGLKESHFIQMYERHMPSLQINICSAEERLEYLLSVGVKHRDIRKILLRQPQILEYTVEKNLKSHVAFLMNLGIPSSRVGQIIAAAPSIFSYSVENSLKPTVRYLVEVGIKEKDLGKVVQLSPQILVQRIDISWNTRYIFLSKELGAPRDSVVKMVTKHPQLLHYSIDDGLLPRINFLRSIGMRNADILKVLTSLTQVLSLSLEDNLKPKYMYLINELHNEVHSLTKYPMYLSLSLDQRIRPRHRFLVSLKKAPKGPFPLSSLVPTDECFCQQWAGTSLDTYLAFRQRLLLKEFAKKFERKG, encoded by the exons atggaGAGGATCTCAATCTTCACTCTTCAATCCTCCAACCCTTttcttcattcttcttcttcttcttgtttagCTTGGAATCAGTGTCAGACCCACTTGGCTTTAAGCTCTCCCTTAAACCCCATTGGAGGAGGAAGGGTCTGTGTGAAGCCAAGGACAAGCTCCTGCCGGTTTGTGGTGCTATCTACCCACTCCAACCCCAAGATTGTCAAGTCCAACAGGAGGTCACGGTACGGTCAGGCCCTGTCTCCTTATGATACTGATGAAGAAGGTGAAGAAGACGACGAGGACGAGGATGAAGACGATGTTGGTGGGGCCTCGGATGACGATTGGTTGCTAAAC GATGACTTTGCAGAGATTGCCGATTTCAATGTTAAAAATAAGAGTTCTAAGTCAAAGAAGGGATACAAGAGAAGTAGTACGAGAGAAG GAAACCAGAAACAAGCAGAGAAACACTGGGGCAGACCATCATTAGGGCTTTCAGCTGACAGAGGTCATTTGAATGACAGAAATGGGAAATACAGCCTTGaaaaaagtaatggaagttaTGGTTATGCGTCAAACAGAATGGAAGTCAAATCCTCGGATGTTCGTAAAGCAAAG ATTACTAGAAGGCAAGCTATGGAGAAAAAGTATCCTCGACTGACTGAAGAGATAGACTTGGATGAGAAGTGGATGCCCCTTCTTGATTACCTAAGCACGTTTGGGCTTAAGGAATCACACTTTATCCAAATGTATGAGAGGCATATGCCTTCCCTTCAAATAAACATTTGTTCTGCAGAAGAAAGGTTGGAATACTTGTTAAGCGTTGGTGTCAAGCATAGAGATATAAGAAAAATACTTCTGAGACAGCCACAGATTTTAGAGTATACAGTGGAGAAGAATTTGAAGTCTCATGTTGCTTTCTTGATGAATTTGGGTATTCCAAGTTCCAGAGTGGGACAGATAATTGCTGCTGCTCCATCCATTTTTTCTTATAGTGTTGAGAATTCACTAAAACCCACTGTGAGATACTTGGTTGAGGTTGGCATTAAAGAAAAGGATTTAGGTAAAGTTGTGCAGCTAAGTCCTCAGATTCTGGTTCAGCGAATTGATATATCTTGGAATACACGttatattttcctttcaaaGGAATTAGGAGCCCCCAGAGATAGTGTAGTAAAGATGGTGACGAAACATCCCCAGCTTCTCCATTACAGCATTGATGATGGGTTACTGCCAAGGATCAATTTCCTTAGGAGCATCGGAATGCGTAATGCTGATATCTTGAAAGTTTTGACTAGTCTCACACAG GTACTGTCATTGTCATTGGAAGATAATTTAAAGCCCAAGTACATGTACTTGATCAATGAACTCCATAATGAAGTACACTCCTTGACAAAATATCCTATGTACCTTAGCTTGTCTTTGGACCAGAGAATTCGTCCTCGGCATCGGTTCTTGGTTTCCCTAAAGAAAGCACCCAAGGGGCCATTTCCTCTAAGTTCATTGGTTCCTACCGATGAATGTTTCTGTCAGCAGTGGGCTGGAACTAGCTTAGATACTTATCTGGCATTTCGGCAGAGATTACTTCTCAAGGAGTTTGCAAAGAAGTTTGAAAGAAAAGGGTAG
- the LOC107435509 gene encoding scarecrow-like protein 21 — protein MHTSKNHRIPNCSHKSFEQSVEEPESYYWPPIQNLEHRTSSDEVSQGIHLSAHAFGQYCTLESSSKTNCNPVHNTSSSVSFSSDGSPESQQDAQSYPLDKHYYPDNACASPPSQSCLTDDIDDLRHKIRELETAMLGTDSEILDTFTVTNEVGSYAQSLQAESWRQIAEMITRGDLKGVLCACVKALADNDMVTTEWLITELRQMVSVSGEPLQRLGAYILEGLVARLASSGSSIYKALRCKEPAGAELLSYMHLLYEVCPYFKFGYMSANGAIAEAVKDESMVHIIDFQIAQGTQWIILIHALATRPGGPPRIRITGIDDSTSAYARGGGLDVVGQRLSSIAKSCKVPFEFHGVGISGSEVQLEDLRIQPGEALAVNFALMLHHMPDESVSSQNHRDRLLRLVKSLSPKVVTLVEQECNTNTAPFFPRVLETLNYYMAVFESIDVAMPRDKRERISVEQHCLAREIVNIIACEGAERVERHEPLGKWRSRFMMAGYTPYPLSSIVNATIKALLKNYSENFTLEERDGALYLGWMNKALVTSCAWR, from the coding sequence ATGCATACATCAAAGAACCACAGAATTCCAAATTGCTCTCATAAGTCCTTTGAGCAGTCAGTGGAGGAGCCAGAGTCCTATTATTGGCCTCCCATCCAGAATCTAGAACACCGCACAAGCTCTGATGAAGTTAGCCAAGGAATCCATCTGTCAGCTCATGCTTTTGGGCAGTACTGCACCCTTGAATCATCCTCTAAAACCAATTGTAACCCTGTTCATAATACTTCGTCTTCTGTAAGTTTTTCTTCTGATGGCAGCCCAGAATCACAGCAAGATGCGCAGTCATACCCTTTGGACAAGCATTACTATCCTGATAATGCTTGTGCCTCTCCACCCAGTCAGTCATGCTTAACAGATGATATAGATGACCTGAGGCACAAGATAAGGGAATTGGAAACAGCTATGCTGGGAACTGATTCTGAAATCCTTGACACATTCACTGTGACAAACGAGGTTGGGTCTTATGCACAATCATTACAAGCAGAGAGCTGGAGACAAATAGCAGAGATGATCACTAGAGGCGACTTGAAAGGGGTGCTTTGTGCGTGTGTGAAAGCACTAGCTGACAATGATATGGTGACAACAGAATGGTTGATAACCGAGTTACGTCAGATGGTATCAGTTTCTGGAGAGCCACTCCAACGTTTAGGAGCTTACATATTGGAAGGGCTAGTTGCAAGGTTGGCCTCTTCAGGGAGTTCTATCTATAAAGCCCTAAGATGCAAAGAGCCTGCTGGTGCTGAACTCCTCTCATACATGCACTTACTCTACGAAGTCTGCCCATACTTCAAATTTGGGTATATGTCAGCAAATGGTGCAATAGCTGAAGCCGTGAAGGATGAAAGTATGGTTCATATAATTGATTTTCAGATTGCTCAGGGCACCCAGTGGATCATTTTGATACATGCTCTTGCAACTCGACCTGGGGGTCCCCCACGGATTAGGATCACAGGCATTGATGATTCCACATCAGCTTATGCACGAGGAGGGGGGCTTGATGTTGTGGGCCAGAGATTATCAAGTATTGCAAAGTCATGTAAGGTACCATTTGAGTTCCATGGTGTTGGAATTTCTGGTTCAGAGGTTCAACTCGAGGATCTTCGAATCCAACCCGGTGAGGCACTGGCAGTGAATTTTGCTTTGATGCTGCACCACATGCCAGATGAAAGTGTAAGTAGTCAAAACCATCGGGACAGGCTGTTGAGGCTGGTTAAAAGCTTGTCACCAAAAGTGGTGACCCTTGTTGAGCAAGAATGTAATACCAATACAGCCCCTTTCTTTCCTCGTGTTCTTGAGACACTGAACTATTACATGGCTGTTTTTGAATCAATTGATGTAGCCATGCCGAGGGATAAAAGGGAGCGAATCAGTGTTGAACAACACTGTCTGGCACGCGAAATTGTCAACATAATAGCTTGTGAGGGAGCTGAAAGAGTAGAACGTCATGAGCCTCTCGGAAAATGGAGATCACGGTTTATGATGGCTGGGTATACACCTTATCCGTTAAGCTCCATAGTAAATGCTACTATAAAAGCACTACTGAAAAATTACAGTGAAAACTTTACACTTGAGGAGAGGGATGGAGCTCTATACCTTGGCTGGATGAATAAGGCTCTGGTTACCTCTTGTGCTTGGAGGTGA
- the LOC107435503 gene encoding uncharacterized protein LOC107435503: MDASVSSSILTAPTPKVLFFRTSPSSKPTLNFRSKSKGYLLIGNQSLKTRRVAAINDVSAATDAVPVDLTWQIVVGAIAGVTPFVVAGIEFSKRIIAQRRCEVCGGSGLVQKNEYYVRCPGCGGFLPWQSWKRFFSG, translated from the exons ATGGACGCCTCGGTGTCTTCCTCCATACTCACAGCTCCAACCCCAAAGGTTCTCTTCTTCAGAACATCTCCGTCCTCGAAACCCACTCTCAATTTTCGCTCTAAATCCAAAGGGTACCTTCTGATCGGAAATCAGAGCTTAAAGACGAGAAGGGTTGCAGCGATTAATGATGTCTCGGCTGCCACCGATGCAGTTCCGGTAGATCTTACTTGGCAAATTGTAGTCGGAGCAATAG CTGGCGTTACACCTTTTGTGGTAGCAGGGATTGAATTCAGCAAAAGAATT ATAGCACAGAGAAGATGCGAGGTATGTGGAGGATCAGGGCTAGTTCAGAAGAACGAGTACTATGTGCGGTGCCCTGGATGTG GCGGATTTCTACCATGGCAATCGTGGAAGAGATTCTTTTCTGGCTAA
- the LOC107435497 gene encoding zinc finger CCCH domain-containing protein 18, with the protein MMDFSPTAKRVFDRIQKLEPEDGRKIIGWFLLGDLDEQDLVRLAEAPEHLIHQVIHKAKTELQSLPTRLVSSPVSPPTNPTPVFTPFAPVSSRPYSSPATFRPSSAYWEPQIVTKNSSDFLPAGFSDSSLELQNQTQFSTLEDQMEPLNSGISGFSSDYYYPDASAMGNLNARASRRFSSLSEFPVKTCHYFNKGFCKHGSSCRYFHGQVVPESFSQVYGNDGINDEHLFLPGSLEKLEIEIIELLKSRRGNPVSIASLPAMYYEKYGRSLQAQGYLTESQRHGKAGYSLTKLLARLKNSIRMIDRPHGQHAVILAEDAPKYMESRNEKSDPGPIVSGSRQIYLTFPAESTFTEDDVSNYFNTFGPVEDVRIPCQQKRMFGFVTFVSADTVKMILAKGNPHFVCGARVLVKPYREKSKLVDRKYPDRIENPQYYSPHYSDIETDLHSMSRCYESSRMLVRKQLMEDPQHALELERRRLAELQLTRKPVNNQPYLGYSMDGLKMSEDHFILQSAEEFDRLLNVLNSGSTSDDNHKHTDMNYTDQDSQGLNLPDSPFASSIASGISTVI; encoded by the exons ATGATGGATTTTTCACCGACTGCAAAGCGAGTGTTTGATAGAATTCAGAAACTAGAACCAGAAGATGGTAGAAAGATAATAGGTTGGTTTCTTCTAGGAGACCTTGATGAGCAAGATTTAGTAAGATTGGCTGAGGCTCCAGAGCATTTGATTCACCAAGTCATACACAAAGCCAAAACTGAACTTCAATCTTTACCAACTAGATTAGTCTCATCCCCAGTCTCACCTCCCACGAACCCAACTCCTGTTTTTACTCCATTCGCGCCTGTTTCTTCAAGGCCTTACTCATCCCCTGCAACTTTTCGGCCTTCTTCTGCATATTGGGAGCCCCAAATTGTTACCAAGAACAGTTCGGATTTTTTACCGGCGGGTTTCTCAGATTCTTCCTTGGAACTTCAAAACCAGACTCAGTTCTCAACTTTAGAGGACCAAATGGAACCTTTGAATTCAGGAATTTCTGGATTCTCTAGTGATTACTACTACCCAGATGCTTCAGCAATGGGGAACTTGAATGCTAGAGCAAGTAGAAGATTTTCAAGCCTCTCTGAGTTTCCTGTTAAGACTTGTCACTATTTCaataaagggttttgtaaaCATGGAAGCAGCTGCAGATATTTCCATGGACAAGTGGTTCCTGAGAGCTTTTCTCAGGTTTATGGAAATGATGGTATCAATGATGAACATCTTTTCTTGCCTGGTTCACTTGAGAAGTTGGAGATAGAGATCATTGAGCTTCTGAAATCAAGGAGAGGAAATCCTGTTTCAATTGCTTCCCTGCCAGCAATGTATTATGAGAAGTATGGAAGAAGTCTTCAGGCACAAGGCTACCTCACCGAGAGCCAGAGACATGGAAAAGCTGGTTATAGCCTAACAAAACTTCTTGCTCGATTGAAAAACAGTATCCGGATGATTGACAg GCCTCATGGACAGCATGCAGTGATATTAGCAGAAGATGCTCCAAAATACATGGAAAGTAGGAATGAAAAAAGTGATCCAGGTCCAATTGTTAGCGGCTCTCGACAGATATATCTAACATTTCCAGCTGAGAGCACTTTTACTGAAGATGATGTTTCCAACTACTTCAA CACCTTTGGGCCTGTTGAAGATGTAAGGATTCCTTGCCAGCAGAAGAGGATGTTTGGATTTGTAACCTTTGTCAGTGCAGATACTGTAAAAATGATATTGGCAAAGGGAAATCCTCATTTCGTTTGTGGAGCTCGTGTTCTTGTGAAACCTTACAGGGAAAAATCAAAGCTTGTTGATAG AAAGTACCCGGATAGAATTGAGAATCCTCAGTATTATTCTCCACACTATTCTGACATCGAGACTGATCTTCATTCAA TGTCAAGATGTTATGAGAGCTCTAGAATGTTGGTAAGGAAGCAGCTTATGGAAGATCCTCAACATGCTCTTGAACTCGAGAGGAGGAGGTTAGCTGAGCTGCAGCTTACGCGAAAGCCTGTGAACAATCAGCCCTATCTCGGCTACTCCATGGATGGGCTTAAAATGTCAGAAG ATCATTTTATTCTCCAGTCTGCTGAGGAGTTCGATCGTTTGCTGAACGTTTTAAATAGTGGCTCCACAAGTGATGATAACCACAAGCATACAGACATGAATTACACTGACCAAGACAG TCAAGGACTTAATCTCCCGGATAGCCCATTTGCATCTTCTATAGCTAGCGGCATCTCAACAGTTATATAG